Below is a window of Candidatus Viadribacter manganicus DNA.
GTCACGAGGGCCTGTCGTGGTTCACGGCGCGCTTCGACACCAAAGACGCGAGCCTTACGCTTGATCCGGCCGACCCCACGCGCTCACAACTGCGCGCCACGATCGAGACGGTGAGCGTCAACACCGGCGTGCTGAACGCGCAGGGCGAACGGGCCTTTGATCGCAGCATCGCGCGTGCGCTCGGCGCTGAAGCCACCCCGGCGATCACATTCGTCTCGACATCTATCGAACGCACCGGCGAACACACAGGGCGCATCACCGGCGATCTCACCATGAACGGTCAGACCCACCCGATGACGCTTGAAGCGACGTTCGACGGCAGCGCTGTCGATCCATTGCGGCGCGGAGCGACCGTGCTCGGCTTTTCGGCCCACGGCTCGATCAACCGCAGCGACTGGGGCGTCACCGAATGGCGCGCCTTCACCGGCGATGAAGTCCAAATCGTCATCGAAGCCGAATTGGTGCGCTCCTAGTCCTGCGCGTCTGGTTACCGGCGTGTGCCTTGTAGCCAGGGCCGCCGTTCGTACTACATAGGCCGTTCCAGCGAGGGAGAACCCTGAATGAGACTTTTGATCGCCGCCGCCGCCGCTTTGACGCTGGCCGCGTGCAACCAGCCCGCCGAAACGCCGGCCACCACCGAGGCGCCCGCGCCGGAAGTGAATGCGCCGTCCGGCGAGTATGCGATCGATGCGAACCACACGACGGTGACGGTTCGCGCCCAGCACTTTGGCCTCGCCTATTACACGCTGCGCTTCAACAACGTGTCGGGCGCGCTGAACTTCAACGCCGAGAGCCCGGCGCAATCGACGATCAACGCAACCGTCGATGTGACCTCGCTCGACACGCCCTATAGCGGCAATCGCGACTTCGACGCCGAGTTGCAGAATTCGTCCTGGCTCGACTCCACCGGCTTTGCGACCGCAACCTTTACCTCGACCTCAGCCGAACAGACCGGCCCGAACACGGCCCGCGTCACCGGCGATCTCACCATCCGTGGCCAAACTCATCCGGCGACGTTCGAAGTCACCTATGACGGCAGCCACTCGCCGCACCCGATGGGCATGCAAGTTTCGTCGATCGGCTTTTCGGCGCGCACGACGATCCAACGTTCGCAATACGGCATCAGCGAACTGCTTGCCTCAGCGCCAGGCGCCAATGACGGCGTTGCCGATCAAGTTGAGATCATCATCGAAGCCGAGTTCCAGCGCCCGATCGAAAGCGCGCCGGTTCCTGGCCCGACGACACGCGAGCCGGTCAACTAATGGCCGTCTCTGCTCAACGGTACAGCGCGGTCGCGATCGTCCTTCACTGGGCGATCGCGGCAGCGATCATCTTCCTGCTGCCGCTGGGCTTCTGGATGCATGGACGCGCGGAGGATGGCGACGTTAGCGCCGAAGTCTTCCGCGCCTACCAATTGCATAAATCGATTGGCCTCACCGTGCTGTGGCTTAGCCTCGTGCGCTTGGGCTGGCGTTTGCTCAATCCGCCGCCGCACATGCCCGAACATATGCCGGGCTGGGAGCGCTTCGTCGCCGTTGCGACCCACTGGGCCTTCTATGGACTGATGATCGGCCTGCCGCTTACGGGCTGGCTCTACGTATCCACTGGCTGGTCGATCCATGACCAAGCGCCGCTGCCGGTGGCGACGCACTATTTCGGCCTCTTCCAAGTGCCGGCGCTGTTCGGACTGAACCAAGCTGACATCGGCCTACGCGAGACCGCCGCCAATGGCGCGTTCACAGCGCACTATCTTTTGGCTTACGCCGCGATCGGCCTTGCCGTGCTGCACGTGCTGGCGGCGCTTAAGCATCACCTCTTCGATAAGGACGAAGTGCTGGCGCACATGGTCCCGGGTTTGCGCGCACCGTTCGAACAGGAAGCGCCGCCGAAGAACACGACGCGGCTCGCGATCCTAGGCTTGGGGCTGGCTGTCATACTGGTCGCGCTCACTGCGGCGAGCTTGCATCTGCTGAGCGGTGGCTCGGCCGCGACCGGCCCGCAGGCAAATTCTTCGTTTGAAGTGGTCGAAAGTCAGACGACGACGCCAACCGCGCCGCCCACAACGACCGAAGCTCCGGCGCAAACACCGCTCGCGCCGCAAGCGCCGGCGCAAGGTCAGGCTTCATCGTGGCGCGTGGACGCGGCTCGCAGTTCCATCGCCTTCGGCTTCTCGATGGATGATGGTTCGGGCAACAGCTCGCGCCTCGACGGGCGCTTTGCACGCTGGCGCGCCGACATCCGCTTTGATCCGAACGATCTTGAGAACTCGGCGGTCGCGGTGACGATCGAAACCAACTCTGCCAGCGACGGGGTCGCCTCACACGATGCCTACATGCGCGAACCCGGCTGGTTCGACAGCGCCGCTCAACCCACCGCCACCTTCCGCTCGACCAGCTTCCGCCAGCAGGCCAATGGCTACGAAGCGCGAGGCGAGCTGACGATCAAGGGCCGCACGCGCAACGTGACGCTGCCCTTCACCCTGATCATCGATGGCGCCACCGCCGTGATGAACGGCACGGTCGCGATCGATCGGGAGGATTTCGACCTCGGCAAGGACGTCGAAGGCGCCGAGATGATTTCGCGCACCGTCGACGTCACTATCCGTGTTCAGGCCACGCGCGCGCCATGAACGTGGCGCGGGGAGCCGAAGTGTTGCGTGCGGGCGGCCTGGTCGTCTTCCCAACGGAGACCGTCTACGGCGTCGGCGCTGACGCCACCAACCCACGAGCGGTCGCGCGCATCTTCGCCGCCAAGGGCCGCCCACAGTTCAATCCGCTGATCAGCCACGTGCTCGGGCTCAGCGATGCGGAGGGGCACGGCGTACTGCATCCAACGGCGCGGGCGCTGATCGAAAAGTTCTGGCCAGGACCGTTGACGATCGTCGTGCCGCGCCGGGCCGATAGCCCGGTAGCCGAGCTTGCGTGTGCGGGCTTGGCGACGATTGCGCTGCGCTCGCCGTCGCATCCGCTTGCGCGCGATTTGCTCGCGGCGTTCGGCGGACCGGTGGTCGCGCCCAGCGCCAATCGTTCGGGTCATGTGAGCGCTACGACGGCGGCGCATGCGGCCGCCGATCTCGCAGACGCGGTCGATCTCATTCTCGATGGCGGCGCATCCGAGGTTGGGTTGGAGTCCACCATCGTCGCGATCGACGCCGAAGGCCGCGCCACGCTCTTGCGTCCAGGCGCCATCGGGCGTGCCGAGCTTGAGGCCGTGTGCGGCCCGCTCGCAACGCCCGCCTCGGAGACGATCGCCGCACCCGGCATGATGGAGAGCCACTACGCGCCGCGCGCGCGCATCATCCTCGATGCCGCGACGCCGCCCGTGGGCGCGGCCTATCTCGCCTTCGGCGCTGAAGCGCCCGCCGGAGGCCTCACGCTCTCCGCCAGCGGCGATCTCACCGAGGCCGCGGCCAATCTCTACGCTCACCTGCGCGCCCTCGACGCCACCGGCGCCGACACAATCGCCATCGCGCCCATTCCGGGCGGCGGACTTGCCGAGGCTATCCGCGACCGTCTCGCCCGGGCCGCCGCACCGCGATAGGTTCGCAACCATGTCCGACCTCGCAAACCAGATCGCCGCCCGTATCGGGGCCAAGAATGTCGTCATCGACGCTGATCTTCTGGCCCCACACCTCAATGAATGGCGCGGCAGATATAGTGGCAAGACGCCCTTCGCCGCTTTTCCGGCCACAACCGAGGAGGCGGCGGACATCGTGAAGCTCTGCGTCGCTGCAGGCGCAAAGATCACGACGCAAGGCGGCAATACCGGGCTCGTGGGCGGTCAGATCCCGGACGGCGAAGTCCTCATTTCACTCAAGCGCATGAACCAGATCCGCGAGATCGATGCTGGCAACGACTCGCTCACTGCCGAGGCCGGCGTGGTGCTCGCGACGGTGCAGAGCGCCGCCGCCGAATCGAATCGCCTGTTCCCACTGAGTCTCGCCGCAGAGCACAGCGCCACCATCGGCGGACTCGTCTCAACCAACGCAGGCGGTGTGCATGTGCTGCGATACGGCATGATGCGCGACCTCGTGCTCGGCATCGAAGCGGTGCTGCCAGATGGTCGCATCTTCTCCGGCCTCAAGGGTCTGCGGAAAGACAACACCGGCTACGATTTGAAACAGCTCTTCATCGGCGCCGAGGGCACGCTCGGCATCGTCACCGCCGCCTGCCTCAAACTTTACCCACAGCCGGCGGCGCGCGAGGTGGTGATGCTCGCGGTCCCGTCAGCGGCGCACGCGCTGGCCCTGCTGCATCAGATGAAGGCGGCGACGGGCGCGGTCTCGGCGTTCGAGGTGATGAACCGGTTGAGCGTCGAGGTCACGGTCAAGAACGTGCCCAGCGTGCGCGATCCATTGGCCGGCGCTGGGGCGCTCGCAGTGCTCATCGAGTTCGAAGCGGCGCACGCCGAAGGGCTCCGCGAGGCGATCGAAAGCGCGCTCGGCGCGGCGCTGGAAGCAGGTGAAGCCGAAACCGCGCTCATTGCAGAAAACGCAAGCCAGGCGCGGGATTTCTGGGCTTTGCGTGAGAGCATTTCGGCCGGCCACAAGCCTGAAGGCGTGCAGGTCAGTCACGATATCAGCGTGCCGGTTTCAAAGACGCCGGAGTATCTCGCGAAGGCCAATGCGGCCATGCAAGCGCGATGCCCCGGCGTGCGCATCGTCGCCTTCGGTCACATGGGCGACGGCAATTTCCACTACACAGCGATGCAGCCTCTCGGCGCCGATCCGGCCTCGTTCCCTGGCGCCGCGCTGACGCAGATCGTCTATGAGGTCGCCACCTCTCTCGGCGGTTCGATCTCGGCTGAACACGGCATCGGAATCACGCGCCGCGGAGACCTCGCACGCTTCAAAGATCGCGAATCGTTGGCGCTGATGCGCACGCTGAAGCACGCGATTGATCCGATGAACGTGATGAACCCACGCACGATGTTTGAGTGATGCACGCATCGAAACGATGCATGTCGATCATGATCAACGAATGCGAATCACGCGCGCGATTCTGTTGCAGATTCAGCGCGCAAAATTTTTTCACTGGCTAATGTGCTTGCAACAGATTAATTGACGACGTACTGCGGCTGCGTTGCCGTAACTAACGAAGGAGCCAGGGCATGGCTAAGAAAGCAAAGAAGGCGACCAAGAAGGTCGCGAAGAAGGCGAAGGCCAAGAAGGCCGCGAAGAAGACGACAGTGAAGAAGGCGAAGGCGCCGAAGAAGACTGCCAAGAAGAAGGCAGCGAAGAAGGCGAAGCGCCGGTAAGGCCACGCCTGAGTGTCTCCTCGGTTGAGACGCTCACCAGAGCTAAGGACGAATGTCCAAGAGAAGCGCGTCGCGAAAGCGGCGCGCTTCTTCGTTATGGGCGCACGGCAGCGCCACATGGTTCCAAATTTTCCATTTTGTTTCAGAACGCTGCGGCGCGAGGCGAGAGTGCGCCGCGTGGCGCGCAAAATCGCGCCGCGCACGCCCCTCGAGCACACGTTTGAGCGTCTTCAACGATCGTTTCGGGGATCGCACGGCGTTGGCGCGGCGCATTGAGCGCGCTCAACCCGCGCCTCAACGCTGAGCGAGACATTTCGCGGGACAATCGAGGCCCTACGCCGCCATGAACTAGATCAAATTCCGTTTCGGAGGCCGTCCATGGACGAGACGCAGCACAAAAGACCCGTCCCCGCCGCCGGCGTGATCTGCTTTCGCGGCGATGACGTGCTGCTGATCCGTCGAGGCGCGCCGCCGCGCGAAGGCGAGTGGTCGTTGCCGGGCGGGCGGATCGAGTGGGGCGAGCGCGCAGCAGACGCGGCGCTGCGTGAGTTGCGCGAAGAGACAGGTTGCGAAGGCGAGATCGTCGGGCTGGTCGATGTCGTCGATGGGCTCTTGGGCGAGCGGCACTACCTATTGGTCGACTACGCGGTCAGGTGGACATCTGGCGTCCCGACCGCCGGTGATGATGCGCGCGAGGCCCGCTTCGCGGCGCCGGCGGAGCTAGCGGGGCTTGGCCTTTGGAGTGAGACGTTGCGGGTGATTGAAGCGGCGCGCGCACTTATGCGCTAGCGGCGCTCTCGACGACCGGCTCCTTTGGTTTGGGATCACGGAGCACGTCGCCAACATCATAAGCCATCTTGATCAGGGCCAGGACGAGGATGCCGCCAAGCGGCTGATTGAGCAGCAAGAGCACGAATCCGCCGAAGATAATCGTGACGTGAAGCACGATAATGCGGGGATACGGCGCGCCCATCAGATCAAGGACCGTCGTGCGTCTCAGCTCCCCGCGCACCAGGTAGAGAATGAACTGAACCACCTGCCAAGCGACGATCGAGGCAAAGCCAATCAGCAGATTGGTCTGCGCCGCGAACTGCGCGCGTACGCCCGCGCCAAGGTCGAGGATGGTGTCGCCGTTCAGATTGCCGCCGAACATCGCCATGACGAAGACGCCATGGCCAAAGCAGAACAGGCCGTAGTGGAAGGTGAAGAAGCCGCCAAGAAAGAGCGCGCCGATCCAGCTCACACCGCCCGTCACGGCCGCATTGGCGATCATGCTTAAGAGCGTGCGAACGCCCACGACCAGGTTCTCTAGCCAGTAAAGAACGATGAGCGCAAAGGCGCTCCAGCTCCAAAACAGCACCCCAACGACCGGAATAAGGTTAAGGCACACTGCCGCGACGAGCGGCCAAGTCCTTGAACGATCAAAGGGAACTTTTGGTTCGCTCATGCGCTTCGGTACCAGGGTGCGAGTTCGCCGCAGGGGCTTGCGTGCGCGCGAACGTAACCGATCTCAGATACAGAAAGGCAAGGAGTGTATCTCATGGCGAAGGACAGAATGACTCGCGCCGCCGAGCTTGCTGAAGAAGCACGCGACCGGGCGGAAGAGGCTTACGAAGCAGCGCACGCCGCCATCGAGGACGGCCTCGACGACGCGCATCGCTATCTGCGCCGCCAATGGAAAGAGCGTCCGCTCGCGGTCACCGGCACGGCGCTTGGCGTCGGCCTGCTCATCGGGCTGCTCCTGGGGAATCGCCGCTAATGTTCGATCGCGCCATGGCGGCCGTTGTCGCGACTGCGGCCGCAGCTGCGGCCGTGGTGATGGTCGTCTTCGCTTTGGGCTTTGCGCTCTATGCGCTGATCGAGCCGAACATCGGCCCGGCGGCGGCGGCGGCCATGGTCGCGCTGGCGGCGGCGCTGGTTGTGGCCCTGTTCGCACTCGTGGCGGCGCTGCGTAGGCGCAAGCATGAGCGGGAAGCTGCGATCGCGCAGGCGCAATTGATGAACGACCTGCCATTGGGCCTCGGCGACATCGCGCGCGAACGGCCCTTGATGGCGCTCGCGGTCACCGCAGTCGGCGGGCTCTTGGCCGCGCGCCACCCAACACTGGTGCGCGACATCATCCATATCGTCGCCCGCTTCGGTCGAAGCTGATCGTCACAGCCTAAACGTTGCGTCAGGGTGCTGCGGCGCCCCCTCGCCTTTACAGGCGCTGCTCCGGCGGCGAAGCTCGCGCAAAATAGGCGGGAGTGAACATGCGGCTCGTAGCGGCCGCCGCGATTGCGGCGATTGTCATCACAGGTACGGCGGAAGCGAAGACGTGGCGGATCCGCCCCGGCGCCGATGCCGAGCAGCGCCTGCAGACCGCGCTGATCGAAGCGCGTCCCGGCGACACGGTCCAACTTGGGCACGGCCGCTTTGAACTGTCGAACAGCCTCTCGCTCGACGTCGACCGCGTCACCATTCGCGGCGATGGCCACGAGCGCTCGATCCTTTCCTTCAACAATCAACGCCGCGGCGCCGAAGGCCTGCTGATCACCTCGGACAACGTGACCCTGCGCGGCTTTGCGGTTGAGAACGCACGCGGCGACGCCATCAAGGCGCGCGATTGCAACGGCATCACCATCCGCGAAGTCCGCGTAGAGTGGACGGGCGGGCCGAGCGCCAATAACGGCGCCTACGGGCTCTATCCGGTAAATTGCGACAACGTGCTGATCGAGCGCTCAATCGCGCGCGGCGCCTCCGACGCCGGCATTTATGTCGGCCAATCGCGCAACATCATCGTCCGCGAAAACCTGGCCGAGTTGAACGTCGCCGGCATCGAGATCGAGAACAGCTTCAACGCCGACGTGTTCGAGAATGTCGCGACACGCAACACCGGCGGCATCCTCGTCTTCGATCTTCCAGGACTACCGCAACAGGGTGGTCACTCGATCCGCGTGTTCGATAATCACATCCACGGCAACAACACGCCGAACTTCGCACCCGCCGGCAATATCGTCGCCGGCGTGCCGACCGGGACCGGCGTGCTGATCATGGCCAACACCAACGTGCACGTCTTCAATAACGAGATCGGCGACAACGGCACGGTCAATGTGCTGATCAGCGCCTATCGCGAAAGCTTCCAGGACGCGAACTACAACCCACTCGCACGCGACATCGTCATCCGTGACAACGAGTTCGGAAACACCGGCTATGCCCCGGCAGGCGATCTCGCCGCGCTCAGCCAATTGGGCGTGCCGATCCCTGACGTGCTCTGGGATGGCGCGACGGTCTACTCGCGTGTCGGCACGCCGCGCACCGAGCAGGTCCGCATCGTCGTCAACGACAACACCTCGACCCGCACCGGAACGGGTAGTTTCCTTTCACTCGGCATGGCCGTGGCCGGTTCGCCGTTGACGGAAGCCGCGCCGGACCCGACGGCGCCGCCGCTGGTCGAGATCGCCGAGCCTGAGCGCGTGAGACTGCGGAACTAAAGATGCGCAGGCCTCTCTTTGCTGCGCTTGCGCTGATCGTGCTGGCCGCGGCCAGCGCGACGGCGCAGGACGCACCTTCGGTGAACACCGCCGCGATCGGCGCCGAGCGGCCGCCGGAACGGCTCTCCGACTATCGCTTCTTCCGTGACGCGGGCGCGCACACGCCCAACGCACGCGTGACGCCATACGATCTCAACACGCCGCTCTATTCCGATGGCGCGCTGAAGTTTCGCTATGTCTACGTGCCGCCGGGAACGCAGGCTCAGTATCGCGACGAAGGCGTTTTCGAGTTTCCGGTCGGCACCGTCCTCATCAAGACCTTCGCCTTCGCCGCCGACATGCGTCAGCCGGCAGAGAATGTCCGCTTCCTTGAGACGCGGCTCCTCATTCGCCGCGCCGACGGCTGGGTCGCGTATCCCTACGTCTGGAACGAAGCGCAGACCGAAGCACGGCTCTCGGCGATTGGCGCAACGCTGCCTGTCAGCTTCACCAACGAAGAAGGCCAAGCCATCGCACTCGATTGGGCGGTCCCGAACCGCAATCAATGCAAAGGCTGCCACGATCTCGCTGGCGCGCTAACGCCAATTGGGCCGAGTGCGCGGAATTTGAATCGTGCTGAACAAGGCGAAGCCTTCTCGCCGTGGGATGGCCCGCACATCCCACGTTCGCAGCCAGCTTCCATCAACCAAATCGATGCCTGGGCAGAGAGCGGCCTGCTCGCAGGCACCCAACGCGGCGCCGAGGCGCCAAGCGTTCCGCGCGCATTCGACCCAGCCAGCGGCTCGCTCGAGCTGCGCGCCCGCGCTTATCTCGATGTGAATTGCGCGCACTGCCATAATCCACAAGGGCCGGCGCATACGTCGGGGCTCGATCTGCGCTGGAGTCAGCATGAGCCGATCGCTTGGGGCGTGAACAAGAGGCCGGTCGCGGCTGGGCGCGGCTCGGCAGGCTTCGAGTTCGCCATCGATCCCGGCCACCCGGAGCGTTCCATCCTGCTTTATCGGCTGCGCGCCACTGATCCCGGCGTGATGATGCCCGAGACCGGCCGCCAACTGGTCGATGAACGCGGCGCGGCGCTGATCGAAGAATGGATCGCGCACATGGACGCGCAGGGCCGCGTTCAACCGTGACAACCGATGACGCGCCGCTCGCGGACATCATCGAGCTGATCAAAGGCCACACCGGCGCAAAATCGGTGACAGCCGCAACGCGGCTCTACGCCGATCTCGGCATGACCGGCGACGGCGCTGACGGATTTTTACGGGCCTTTGCGGCTAAGTACGGCGTCGATCTCAGCGGCGTGGTCTGGCTTCGCTACTTCGACGAGGAGCCGACGACGAATGATCTGATGGAGCCGGCAATCACGTTGGCGGCTTCCGTGCTCAGCCCGTCTTTCGCCCTGCGCTGGCAAGCGGCGCGGAATGCGGAGCGCGAGATCACGATTGCGCATCTGGCAGACGTGGCGCGCGCCAAGGTTTGGATACATCCCGGCGAGGCGTTCAAGCACGATCGGCGGACTTCACCGCTGGTGCTCGTGTTCTCCGCCATGAGCGTACTGGTGATGGCGTTCTTCGTGCTGCTGGGCGGAGTGGTCGCATACGCGTTTCTCGCCGGTGAACTGGGCGAGAAAAACGTCGTCGTCCTCGTTGGCATATTCAGCGTGAGCCTGCTGCCGCTCTATTTCGCCTTCGCCAGCTGGCGCGCGATCGAGCGCAAGCTGGCGTCGGCGGATGGCGGTTAGTGCGGCAGGTGGATGTTGATCATGCCGGCTGCGATCGCGGCGTGCACAGCGAGCGCCATCAGCACCAGCGAGCCCAGCATGAAGATCAGGAAGCGCAACAGGATGAAGTTCACCGTCGCCTGCACCAGTGAGTGCACGATACGGATGACGACGTAGAGCCAGGCAAGCCCAATATTGATCGCTTGATCGCCCTGTCCGAGGAATTGCAGCGAGAACGCGATCGCGTAGAACAGCGTCGGCTGTTCCATCAGGTGATTGTAGTTGTTGGCGACGTTGGCGCTGGGCAGCGCTTCCATCTGCGCCTTGCTCGCTTCGCCCGGCTTAACCTTCGCCTTCGACATCGCCGGGATGCGCGTGGCGTAGAGCCAGATCAGCATGATGAGCGACCAGATCACCAATGCAACGACCGGCGCAATCATTCCGTGTTCGTACATATTATCCTCCCCGTCAGGCGATCATCCGCCGGGTTCCCATGCGCCGCAACCCTCCCGCGACGAGAGCGCACTTGGCGCATGGCGCGCCCGCCCCTAGTTTCGCGCCGGTTTTTACGGGGGACAGAATGAGCCGGGACGAACAGCCGAGACATCGCACCAACTTTCTGGAGGCGATCATCGAATGGCTGATCTACACGAGCCGCTGGCTGATGGCGCCGGTCTATCTCGGCCTGATCGTGGCGCTCGGCATCCTGATCATCACCTTCTTCCGCGAACTTTACCTGCAAGTCCCGCAAGTGCTGACGATGGACGAGACGGACATCATCCTGCTCGTGCTGACGCTGGTCGATCTCTCGCTCGCCGGCAATCTGGTGCTGATCATTCTCTTCTCAGGCTACGAGAATTTCGTCTCGAAGATGGAAATGGCGCACAAGGATCGCGACCGCCCCGAATGGATGGGCACGATCGATTTCAGCGGCCTCAAGATCAAACTCATCGCCTCAATCGTCGCGATCAGCGGCATTCACTTGCTGAAGATCTTCATGAACCTCTCGAACTACACCGAGACGCAACTCATGTGGTACACGATCATCCACCTCGTGTTCATCCTCTCGGGCGTCTGCATCGCCGCGATGGACTGGCTCGAAGAAAAGTCCCACGAAGTCCACGCGCGCTACAAAAGCGGGCATTAGAAGGCTGGCAATCGCGAGGCAGGATGAAGCTTTGGCCAACGCCAACCTTCGCGCCTAACTCCCCCGCCGGCCATCACCAACTGGATCGCTTGGATCGTTGTCGGTGAGGCCCGATTGTCCGCGGCGGCCACCGCGACCGTAGCCGGCACGATCGGCGTATGATCCAGAATCGTTGTCTGTGAATCCGGTGCCGCCGCCATTGCCGCGGCCGCGTCCGACTGGATCGGCGTATTCGCCGGAATCGTTGTCGGTCATGCCGGTGCGGCCGCCGCGGCCACGTCCGGCGGGATCGGCGTACGTGCCGCTATCATTGTCGGTGACGCCGCTTGAGCCGCGGCCGCGCCCTGCGGGGTCCGCGTACGGGCCGCTGTCATTATCGGTGAGTCCGGCTTGTCCGCCACGACCACGCCCTGCTGGGTCTGCGTACGGGCCGGTGTCTGCGTCTGAAGCGCCGCTGCGGCCATAACCGGCGCGATCGGCGTAAGGGCCGTTATCGGCGTCAGTGCGGCCCGTGTAATAGGTGTTGCCGCCAGTAGCTGTGGCGCAGCCCGTGAGCGATGCGAGCGATCCGCCGACAACCGCAGCGCCAAGCACGCGGCCCATGAACGAACGGCGGTTCAGTGGCTTCTTGTCCGACATAGCGCGTCTCCCCTACGCATTCTGACGAGCGGTCATGCTAGTGAGAATTGGGAATCGCGCAAGCGCGCGGATGGGGCGGTGATGAGTTCGACAGAGCAGATTGTCATTGCCCCGGATTCAGCGCGCCCGGCGCCGTCGAGCGGGCTTGTCTCGGACATCACGCGCTGGGTTTGCGGTGCGTTCCTCACGCTCTGCGGCTGGACGCTACGCGGTGATTTTCCCGGCATCGACAAAGCCGTGCTCATCGCTGCGCCGCACACGTCCAATTGGGATGGCGTCTACATGCTGGCGACGGCGGGCTTTTATCGGGTGAAGCTGCGCTGGATGGGCAAGAAGAGTTTGACGCAAGGCCCGTTCGGCGGCGTCGTCAAATGGTTGGGATGCGTGCCGATCGATCGCTCCGCCGCCAATGATGTGGTGCGCGAGATGACCGATGCATTCGCCAGCGAGCAGCGCATGATCTTGGCGATCCCGCCCGAAGGCACGCGCAGCGCCACGCGCGAATGGAAGACCGGTTTTTATCACATCGCACGCGCCGCTGACGTGCCGCTGATCTTGAGCGTGCTCGATTACGGCACGAAGACAATCAGCCTCGCGGCCATCATCCGACCGAAGGACGATTACGAATCCGATCTAAAGATCATCCAAAGCTATTACGCGCACGCCCAGGGCAGGCACGCTGGCAAGTTCCAGATTACGCGTTGACGCGGGCGCGCTCTGCCGCGCGCGAGATCGCGTCCGCAACTGCATCGTAAAGCGCCGGCGGCAGATCGTGGCCCATACCCGGGATGATGCGAAGTTCCGCGCCGAAGATCGAAGCGGCGAGGTCCTTGCCGCCTTCCACCGGCACCAAGGGATCGGAATCGCCGTGGAGAACAACGACCGGCGCCTTGATGCTCCCCAGCTTGGAGCGGCGATCGCCATTGGCGACGACGGCTGCGAGTTGACGCGCCACGCCTTGCGGCTCGTAGGAGCGCAACACGTCGGAGCGCAGACGCTCGCGCACGATCTTCTCATCAAACGGATAGCCGGGGCTGCCAATGGTGCGGGCGTTGATCAGCATCTGATCGAGATAAGCC
It encodes the following:
- a CDS encoding parallel beta-helix domain-containing protein — protein: MRLVAAAAIAAIVITGTAEAKTWRIRPGADAEQRLQTALIEARPGDTVQLGHGRFELSNSLSLDVDRVTIRGDGHERSILSFNNQRRGAEGLLITSDNVTLRGFAVENARGDAIKARDCNGITIREVRVEWTGGPSANNGAYGLYPVNCDNVLIERSIARGASDAGIYVGQSRNIIVRENLAELNVAGIEIENSFNADVFENVATRNTGGILVFDLPGLPQQGGHSIRVFDNHIHGNNTPNFAPAGNIVAGVPTGTGVLIMANTNVHVFNNEIGDNGTVNVLISAYRESFQDANYNPLARDIVIRDNEFGNTGYAPAGDLAALSQLGVPIPDVLWDGATVYSRVGTPRTEQVRIVVNDNTSTRTGTGSFLSLGMAVAGSPLTEAAPDPTAPPLVEIAEPERVRLRN
- a CDS encoding SO2930 family diheme c-type cytochrome, with translation MRRPLFAALALIVLAAASATAQDAPSVNTAAIGAERPPERLSDYRFFRDAGAHTPNARVTPYDLNTPLYSDGALKFRYVYVPPGTQAQYRDEGVFEFPVGTVLIKTFAFAADMRQPAENVRFLETRLLIRRADGWVAYPYVWNEAQTEARLSAIGATLPVSFTNEEGQAIALDWAVPNRNQCKGCHDLAGALTPIGPSARNLNRAEQGEAFSPWDGPHIPRSQPASINQIDAWAESGLLAGTQRGAEAPSVPRAFDPASGSLELRARAYLDVNCAHCHNPQGPAHTSGLDLRWSQHEPIAWGVNKRPVAAGRGSAGFEFAIDPGHPERSILLYRLRATDPGVMMPETGRQLVDERGAALIEEWIAHMDAQGRVQP
- a CDS encoding DUF1493 family protein; amino-acid sequence: MTTDDAPLADIIELIKGHTGAKSVTAATRLYADLGMTGDGADGFLRAFAAKYGVDLSGVVWLRYFDEEPTTNDLMEPAITLAASVLSPSFALRWQAARNAEREITIAHLADVARAKVWIHPGEAFKHDRRTSPLVLVFSAMSVLVMAFFVLLGGVVAYAFLAGELGEKNVVVLVGIFSVSLLPLYFAFASWRAIERKLASADGG
- a CDS encoding MAPEG family protein yields the protein MYEHGMIAPVVALVIWSLIMLIWLYATRIPAMSKAKVKPGEASKAQMEALPSANVANNYNHLMEQPTLFYAIAFSLQFLGQGDQAINIGLAWLYVVIRIVHSLVQATVNFILLRFLIFMLGSLVLMALAVHAAIAAGMINIHLPH
- a CDS encoding TIGR00645 family protein, coding for MSRDEQPRHRTNFLEAIIEWLIYTSRWLMAPVYLGLIVALGILIITFFRELYLQVPQVLTMDETDIILLVLTLVDLSLAGNLVLIILFSGYENFVSKMEMAHKDRDRPEWMGTIDFSGLKIKLIASIVAISGIHLLKIFMNLSNYTETQLMWYTIIHLVFILSGVCIAAMDWLEEKSHEVHARYKSGH
- a CDS encoding lysophospholipid acyltransferase family protein; the protein is MSSTEQIVIAPDSARPAPSSGLVSDITRWVCGAFLTLCGWTLRGDFPGIDKAVLIAAPHTSNWDGVYMLATAGFYRVKLRWMGKKSLTQGPFGGVVKWLGCVPIDRSAANDVVREMTDAFASEQRMILAIPPEGTRSATREWKTGFYHIARAADVPLILSVLDYGTKTISLAAIIRPKDDYESDLKIIQSYYAHAQGRHAGKFQITR